A stretch of DNA from Juglans microcarpa x Juglans regia isolate MS1-56 chromosome 5D, Jm3101_v1.0, whole genome shotgun sequence:
aaataaataacagtttAATGTTGCTGTAAAACATTCCATTCATTACTTACCCAGAAAAGGAGTATATTCCAATTTTCTCTTCGAATTTCCATTGGAGGCTATTCCAATAATAATTTGAATCTTCCCCCGGAAACACAAGGCAATCAGCCAGCTCAATCACATAGATTTGCGTTCTCTCAGAAATATCCTGAATTTTCACCACCTCAAATTGCGACACAGATGTGGTACAAAGAGTAGAAGGGGGTTCTGGGTCTGTTTCTGAATTCGGATGAGATGCACCGATTTCAGAGTATCCGAAGAAACAGTGGTGGCTCTATGGGATTTTTGGTAGAAACATTTCCCAACTTGATCAATATGTTCAATTGCTCTTGGTTCCCATTTTCAACTAACCTGGCGGGGCAACCTTTTCTGCTAACTTATCTGGTCCTGCAACCGGCAAAACATCAAATCACAGAAGTCCAGACAGATGAAAGATTGATTATAGGAgaattgccaaaaaaaaaaaaaaaaatgaaatgaagaaaaacaattTCCACAGCAAGGCATATTGAATAAACTCTGATATTAATTGTAATATCTACAGTGAGGTAAAATAACAGTTTGATGCTGCTGTAAAACATTCAAATCATGACCTATAACTTATCTTGATGGCCCTCATGCAACCTCAATGAAACattaatcttaaattttttacgTTCATTccttttttcatctcatttttctaGAGAAGTACTAAAGCTacaaagaaatttcataaaagttaattcacaaactgacttgacttgatgtgatatattaaatctattttacaataatgtaaccttataatttaacataccatatcaaatcacgtcagtttgtagatttacaTCAAGTCACGTTAGGCCGGTTGGGGTGTTTCTCTTCATTTTACACCTGCGAATTACAAGCTGCCACGTAGGCATTGCAGCAAAATACATCTTACACTCGCGCGCAGGTGAAAAACTTCTTTCCCCACTTGCACGATCATGATCAAAACTCAAGGGAATTAATATATGATGAAGGGGAAAAAAGGAGTTTCGGCACTAAATTCATCAACCAAAGGCCATTTTTAAGAAAGAACTAACAGCAGGTGTAACAAAggtaattaaaatattgctCAAGCTTTTCATCAGCTTCAACTGGCAGAGTTTAAACTGGGTTTCAAGTTTGTTTGTTTAGCAAGACAGCCACAGAAGCATCGCTTGTAATCTTTTCACACATTCCTAAACAGTCCAAGCTAATCTCAGCTCAAACTGATAATAGCCATGCTAAGCATGCATGATTGGCATCAATTAGAGTTGAACCCAAGCTTCAACAAGCAAGCAAAACAGTTCTGACGAATCTATTGAGGTAAGACAACTAACTAAGCATTTGAACAAATTTACACCCCAAAGTGCACTcaagaataaacaaataaacaaatatgcACAATATGCCAATATATCACAATATTCAGTCCTGAGAGCGAGCACAATTTGGCTCTCATGGTTAGTGATTTCTTGGAGAATGGGAGTGTTGGGGCAGTCTTTCTGTAGCAGTGACAGTGATTGCGCTCTACTTGATCTTGCTCGCCTTGCCAAGAAGATTCCGGTAATTCTCTGAATAAAATCTACAGATGAAGATGGCCTGTGTTGAAGGAGATGAAATCAATGCAAAGAATCTGTCGAAGGAGATGAaatctgaagatgaagatggCCTTTGTTGAAGGAGACGAAGATGGGTTCGAGGGAGAGCTTCGGGgagaagagggaagagagacgggagaagagggaagagggaagagagaggatGTGATTCTACCGTAATTTTAATAAGTCTACTACATGTTACAATTTTACTGGCAGGTGTAAAAGGGAAATCGACACCCGACCGGTTTGAagtttttccttaaaaaataatttttgacaaGATATTGAGACCGTCATCATCGTGTATCACCCAAATCGTTCAGAGAGAaccttgaaaaaataaatcttatattttggGTAGGAAAGTGCAATGTATCATAATTTTTGGTTACCTTGTTAAATGCAAGACTCTCTTAACGCCTCCACCTGCAAATTCATTATAAAGAACACATTGATGCATTAGTCAATGACCTCAACCATCAGTCATGACTTACAGGAAGCAATGTCTAGAAACTAAAAGCATTTCAAATCCAGCTGTTGAATATGTTATGTTCATTTGTTTTTCCACTTCATGAAATCACAAGGGGCTCACCGTCTTGTCAGCATTGAAGATGGTAATCAAGAGTAAAGGCATGAATATCAGAAGGACTTGTGCCAGGCCTGAGAACATCCATTAGCAAAGAATCATATTCCAGTAAAATAACTTGGGAGAGAGGGAAGGGGTTGGAAAAAATGTGATCAGCAatcatgtaaaatatataaaacatcaTTCAAGACCTTGACCTGAATTCATATACATTAGTTTAAACTATTTTAGTGGTTGGTGTGTAGGAAGAAATGATATATCACAGATACTAGGTTATTTCCATTGCCACTATAAGAAGCGATTGTACAACCCTATTTATAAGGACTGAGGAAGCAAGCAAAACAGCTCTGCTCCTAACCCTTATGGATATGACTAGAGCTGTTTCTGGGAGCGTGAAATCTTTACTTCAACAATGTAATGTTTCTGTTCTGCCCATCAGCTGCCAAAGGCAGAGAGAAAATGCAACTAAAAATGGATAGGGAGAGCcttaaacttgattttaaacaAAGAAGATCCCATGATAATGCTCAGTATAGGCATGATCTAATAGCACATAAATGAGTTGCATTTTATGTTTCACTTCACCAAACATATATCATTATAACATTATCTTTGGGACCATATTATGCAGTTAATAAGGTATGAGAGTTAATAATTTCCAAAATCTAGACGTCTCCCCACTATAAGATGAACATACCTCTTGTTGATTGTACCATAGTGGAACTTTGGTTTTCCAGTCTTGACATCTTGAATATACTGCAGCCAAAAGATGAATGTGACCCACAACATAGAATTCATGTCTATACGGAATCTGACAACGATGATACAGTTTTATGGTTCAAAACTGATCCATACCAAATTCAAGGTTACAAACATCGATGAAAATGCCAAGGAATTAAAAGGTATATCATCAAGGGCAAAAAGCTGACATTCGGATGATTCTGGACCTGGTGAGAACTGCAGTTTCTTGAGCTTTGCTAAGAAGATTATGTAAGTCTGCTAAAAACCAGGCATAATGAATTATGCAAGCATGTTCAGCAAGTggacagaaaagaaaaatgaagtaGATAAAAAAGTTTCTCTCTCACTTGGCCAATAAGAGGAATATCCAGTTGGGCAAAAGGAGAAAGCACTTCCACTTCAGcatttgcttcttcccaggttTCCCTGATTGCCCCTTCTGCACCAGACTCCCCAATTTCCATGTAACCAGCTGGAAGAGTCCTATTAAAAAACACCCAATCACCACATTAAGATTATGGtgaattaaaaacaatactTGAAGCAACCTTCATcagaaccaaaaaataaaagtgcaggAGCCCCAATTgtgttttgcatattttttttctttcattcagGAAATgattgtgaagaagaagaaaaaatatgtttacATAAATACCAAAGACCATAAGATGGTTGAATCTTCCGCTTGCAAAGTAGGACCTTATTGTCATGCTCAATGAGGCAGCCCACGACCTACAAGTATCGATTTGACCAATTATTAAGCAAAATGAACCCGTATTGAGAAGAAGGTAATTTAGTTTTTACATTTGTagcacaaataaaaataacgcCAAACAGATGACAAATGCATTAGCAGCTAAACTTTGCCAACCAAAAATTCCATGCATACTTAAGCAGTTCTTATTCCAATTTCAAACTCAACTATCAgtggtctttttatttttcacatcaGTTAAACTGATATtaaggaaaatagaaaattagaccctggattttcatgaaataaaagTCAATACCTtaattccaaaaaagaaaaaaaaaaaaaaaaaacccaaagaaCGACTTCCTCAGTTCCTCCCATTTTTATAATTGGCCATTACGTCATATTTCTGTAAAAAATCTTAGATGAAGCATTGCCGGGTAAGCAACTTACCTCGTGATAGAGACACACGGCATGCAACCAAGTAGTGATCAACACGTGGGTATGGGGTGGAGGAGAGGgttctcccctcccctccctcctGCTCTAGGTCCCTCCACCTTGCACAGTGGTGGCATGGGATGGAAGGGGGACCACTCCCCTGGTCCTATGGGAGGGCAAGGGGTGGAGAGGAGAGGGTTCCCCATCTACCCTGGCATTATGGAGGTGACGCAG
This window harbors:
- the LOC121265312 gene encoding nudix hydrolase 23, chloroplastic isoform X2, whose translation is MLKATQILGSCASGLVWKPRCSGGLSFISVSTKPLSYSSSSRRVTGTNSSFLPKFPARGTRCLRPFHAPSARSESNPDGGSASSIAVQPSAGNVRKINFCQWCGGPTKHEIPDGEEKMRAICTVCGKIAYQNPKMVVGCLIEHDNKVLLCKRKIQPSYGLWTLPAGYMEIGESGAEGAIRETWEEANAEVEVLSPFAQLDIPLIGQTYIIFLAKLKKLQFSPGPESSECQLFALDDIPFNSLAFSSMFVTLNLYIQDVKTGKPKFHYGTINKRPGTSPSDIHAFTLDYHLQC
- the LOC121265312 gene encoding nudix hydrolase 23, chloroplastic isoform X1, coding for MLKATQILGSCASGLVWKPRCSGGLSFISVSTKPLSYSSSSRRVTGTNSSFLPKFPARGTRCLRPFHAPSARSESNPDGGSASSIAVQPSAGNVRKINFCQWCGGPTKHEIPDGEEKMRAICTVCGKIAYQNPKMVVGCLIEHDNKVLLCKRKIQPSYGLWTLPAGYMEIGESGAEGAIRETWEEANAEVEVLSPFAQLDIPLIGQQTYIIFLAKLKKLQFSPGPESSECQLFALDDIPFNSLAFSSMFVTLNLYIQDVKTGKPKFHYGTINKRPGTSPSDIHAFTLDYHLQC